The DNA segment CCGTTTGTGTATGGAACCGCAGTTTCAGTGACCGTTCATCTTTGGCTCCGTAGCGGTCTCGCATCCAACGCGCCCAGATCCGCCTGGCCGCCCGGAACTTGGCGATCTCCTCGAAGAAGTCCACATGGGAATCGAAAAAGAAGGAGAGGCGAGGGGCAAAGGCATCGACATCGAGGCCGCGGCGCATGAATGATTCGACATAGGCGAACCCGTCTCCCAGCGTAAACGCCAGTTCCTGAGCGGCCGTGGCGCCTGCTTCGCGAATGTGATAGCCGGAGATCGAGATCGTGTTCCACTGCGGTACCTCGTCGGCACAGAACTCAACCATGTCGCCCATCAGCCGAAGGTGAGGTTCGGGCGGGAAGACCCACTCCTTCTGAGCGATGTACTCCTTCAGGATGTCGTTCTGGAGTGTCCCCTGCAAAGCCTGCCAATCGACGCCCTGTTCCTCGGCGGCCACCAGCAGTTGCGCGAACAGAATCTGGGCAGGACCGTTGATGGTCATCGAGACCGACACCTTGTCGAGCGGGATCTGGTCGAACAGAGCCACCATGTCGTCTGCCGAGTCGACCGCGACGCCGCAGTGCCCCACCTCACCCAGCGAAATCTCATCGTCTGAGTCATACCCCATCAGCGTTGGCATGTCGAAGGCGACCGACAGGCCGTCCTGGCCTTGCTCGAGCAGGTACCGGAATCGGTCATTCGTAGCGCCGACGTCGGCGAAGCCGGCGAACTGGCGGATTGTCCACAACTTTCCCCGATAGCCGGTCGCATGAATCCCGCGCGTATAGGGGTACTGGCCCGGGAACCCGATCCGCTCGTCGACATCATCGGGTGAGCTCAACGCCGGCACATCCTCGAAGGACAGCGTCTCGAACCGGTCCTTGCGCAGCCTGCCGGCCTCGTAGTCCTCCTGCCAGGCGCTTTTCGTCATCCCGATTCGCCCTCGTCTTTCACCTTCACCTCTGACCCGCAGTTCGGGCACAC comes from the Acidimicrobiia bacterium genome and includes:
- a CDS encoding methylmalonyl-CoA mutase family protein, with amino-acid sequence MTKSAWQEDYEAGRLRKDRFETLSFEDVPALSSPDDVDERIGFPGQYPYTRGIHATGYRGKLWTIRQFAGFADVGATNDRFRYLLEQGQDGLSVAFDMPTLMGYDSDDEISLGEVGHCGVAVDSADDMVALFDQIPLDKVSVSMTINGPAQILFAQLLVAAEEQGVDWQALQGTLQNDILKEYIAQKEWVFPPEPHLRLMGDMVEFCADEVPQWNTISISGYHIREAGATAAQELAFTLGDGFAYVESFMRRGLDVDAFAPRLSFFFDSHVDFFEEIAKFRAARRIWARWMRDRYGAKDERSLKLRFHTQTAGVSLTAQQPENNIVRTAVEALAAVLGGTQSLHTNALDEVYALPTEKAAEIALRTQQVIAEETGVANTIDPLGGSWFVEEMTDRMEALAMEILEHVDRLGEGSMLDGTLRGIEEGYFQMALSESAYQFEKSLDSGERAIVGVNKYEKDEEDRLEILRIGAEIEHFQNLRLKELRSVRDAGAVERALGALERGARGDANLMPLLVDACRVRATQGEIVDRLKQVFGTYREHARI